TGGTTGGCCGGACGCAAGAGCCACTACCTGAGCTACCGCCGACGGTAGCGCCCCAAGGCCTGCCGGGAAATACGCCGCAGCGTCGTCAATCCGGCGCCAAAACGGGCAAAACCATGCTATAACCATGAACCCGTAAAGCGCGTCTGTCGGCCCGGTTCCGGGCGCGGCCTGGAACGCCGCTGATAAGGAGAGCTGAAGGATGGTTGCCAAGAGCATTCTACTGGCCATCTTGGCCGCAGTGGCGCTGCTGGCGGGGAGCGATGCCGCCTGGGCCAACGCCGCCGCCGCCGAGGCGGGCGCTGTGGTCAATCTGCGCGACACCTGGGTCGGTCCCACCGCGCTGTTGCTGTTCGCCCTCTCCTATGCGCTGGTCATGGCCGAAGAGTACACCCATCTGCGCAAATCCAAGCCGGTGATCCTGGCGGCGGGCCTGATCTGGGCGGGCATCGCCTGGGTCTACGGCGCCCACGGCGACCACTCCTCCTCCGAACAGGCGGTGCGTCACAACATCCTCGAATTCGCCGAACTGTTCCTGTTCCTGCTGGTGGCGATGACCTACATCAACGCCATGGACGAGCGCAACGTGTTCCAGTGGCTGCGCGCCTGGCTGGTGCGTTCGGGGTTGAGCTTCCGGCAACTGTTCTGGATGACCGGCCTGCTGTCGTTCTTCATCTCCCCCATCGCCGACAACCTCACCACCGCCCTGCTGATGTGCGCGGTGGTGTTGGCGGTGGGCCGCAGCAACCCCACCTTCGTGGGCGTGGCCTGCATCAATATCGTCATCGCCGCCAACGCCGGCGGCGCCTTCAGCCCGTTTGGCGACATCACCACCCTGATGGTGTGGCAGAAGGGCATTGTCCACTTCGGCACCTTCTTCCACCTGTTCATCCCGTCGCTGATCAACTGGCTGCTGCCCGCCATCATCATGAGCTTCTCGGCGCCCAACGAAAAGCCGCCCCCGTGCAACGACGAAGTGCTGATCAAGCGCGGCGGCGTGGTCATCATCATGCTGTTCCTGCTCACCATCATCACCGCAGTGAGCTTCCATAACTTCCTGCATCTGCCGCCGATGCTGGGCATGACCACGGGTCTGGCGTTCCTCAAATTCTTCGCTTACTATCTGAAGAAAACCGCCCATCGCAAAATGGGCGATCCCCACGCTGAAGCGGGCGATGTGGCGTTCGACATCTTCAAGAAGGTGGAGAAGGCCGAGTGGGATACGCTGCTGTTCTTCTTCGGCGTGATCCTCTGTGTGGGCGGTTTGGGCACGATTGGTTATCTGGAGACGGTCTCCTCGGTGATGTATCTGGATTGGGGCCCCACCTCGGCCAATGTCACCGTGGGCGTTCTCTCGGCCATCGTGGATAACATTCCGGTGATGTTTGCGGTGCTGACCATGCACCCGGAGATGGATCTGTGGCAGTGGCTGCTGGTGACCCTCACCGCAGGCGTGGGCGGCAGTCTGCTCTCCATCGGTTCGGCGGCGGGCGTGGCCCTGATGGGTCAGGCGCGCGGCATGTACACCTTCTTTGGACACTTGAAATGGACCCCGGTGATCGCTCTGGGGTATGTTGTGAGCATCGTGGCGCACCGCTTGATCAATAGCGACCTCATCGGCCAAGCCACACATTACGTCAACTAATCGACGGACTCCGCGCGACGCCTCCCCTCTTTTCCGGTTGTCGCCC
The window above is part of the Magnetofaba australis IT-1 genome. Proteins encoded here:
- the nhaD gene encoding sodium:proton antiporter NhaD translates to MVAKSILLAILAAVALLAGSDAAWANAAAAEAGAVVNLRDTWVGPTALLLFALSYALVMAEEYTHLRKSKPVILAAGLIWAGIAWVYGAHGDHSSSEQAVRHNILEFAELFLFLLVAMTYINAMDERNVFQWLRAWLVRSGLSFRQLFWMTGLLSFFISPIADNLTTALLMCAVVLAVGRSNPTFVGVACINIVIAANAGGAFSPFGDITTLMVWQKGIVHFGTFFHLFIPSLINWLLPAIIMSFSAPNEKPPPCNDEVLIKRGGVVIIMLFLLTIITAVSFHNFLHLPPMLGMTTGLAFLKFFAYYLKKTAHRKMGDPHAEAGDVAFDIFKKVEKAEWDTLLFFFGVILCVGGLGTIGYLETVSSVMYLDWGPTSANVTVGVLSAIVDNIPVMFAVLTMHPEMDLWQWLLVTLTAGVGGSLLSIGSAAGVALMGQARGMYTFFGHLKWTPVIALGYVVSIVAHRLINSDLIGQATHYVN